A stretch of the Agelaius phoeniceus isolate bAgePho1 chromosome 1, bAgePho1.hap1, whole genome shotgun sequence genome encodes the following:
- the MC4R gene encoding melanocortin receptor 4, producing the protein MNFTQHRGTLQPLHFWNHSYRLHGGASEPSAKGHSSGGCYEQLFVSPEVFVTLGIISLLENVLVIVAIAKNKNLHSPMYFFICSLAVADMLVSVSNGSETIVITLLNNTDTDAQSFTINIDNVIDSVICSSLLASICSLLSIAVDRYFTIFYALQYHNIMTVKRVGIIITCIWAACTISGILFIIYSDSSVVIICLISMFFTMLILMASLYVHMFMMARMHIKKIAVLPGTGPVRQGANMKGAITLTILIGVFVVCWAPFFLHLIFYISCPYNPYCVCFMSHFNFYLILIMCNSIIDPLIYAFRSQELRKTFKEIICCCSLRGLCDFPGKY; encoded by the coding sequence ATGAATTTCACGCAGCATCGTGGGACACTCCAGCCTCTCCATTTCTGGAACCACAGCTACAGACTGCACGGAGGAGCCAGCGAGCCCAGTGCAAAGGGCCACTCCTCAGGAGGCTGCTACGAGCAACTCTTTGTATCCCCTGAAGTGTTCGTGACCCTGGGCATCATCAGCTTGCTGGAGAACGTCCTGGTCATTGTGGCCATAGCCAAGAACAAGAACCTCCATTCACCCATGTACTTCTTCATCTGTAGCTTGGCAGTGGCTGACATGCTAGTGAGTGTATCTAATGGATCAGAAACCATTGTCATCACTCTGCTAAACAACACAGACACAGATGCACAGAGCTTTACCATAAACATTGACAATGTCATCGACTCAGTCATTTGCAGTTCCTTGCTTGCATCAATTTGCAGTCTTCTCTCAATAGCAGTGGACAGGTACTTTACTATCTTTTACGCCCTCCAGTACCATAATATCATGACAGTGAAGCGTGTAGGGATTATCATCACCTGCATCTGGGCTGCTTGCACAATCTCAGGCATTTTGTTCATCATTTACTCTGACAGCAGTGTTGTCATCATCTGCCTAATCAGCATGTTCTTCACTATGCTCATTCTCATGGCATCCCTCTATGTCCACATGTTTATGATGGCTCGTATGCACATAAAAAAGATTGCTGTTCTTCCAGGGACTGGCCCTGTTCGCCAAGGGGCCAACATGAAAGGGGCCATCACTCTCACCATCCTGATTGGAGTTTTTGTTGTGTGCTGGGCTCCGTTTTTCCTACACCTGATTTTCTACATCTCCTGCCCCTACAACCCTTACTGCGTGTGCTTCATGTCCCACTTTAATTTCTACCTCATCCTCATCATGTGCAATTCCATCATCGATCCACTTATCTATGCATTCCGAAGTCAGGAGCTCAGGAAAACATTCAAGGAGATTATATGCTGCTGTAGCCTGAGAGGGCTTTGTGATTTCCCTGGCAAATATTAA